A section of the Candidatus Poribacteria bacterium genome encodes:
- a CDS encoding DUF433 domain-containing protein, whose translation MDNVGWRDRIAIHPNVCHGKPCIRGTRIMASVVLDYLSAGESEESILREYPQLSSDDVRAVLAYAAWLAHEEEQLPLFTDGMPFVIPA comes from the coding sequence ATGGATAACGTAGGTTGGCGGGACAGAATAGCGATCCATCCGAACGTCTGCCACGGGAAGCCGTGCATCCGCGGCACGCGCATCATGGCTTCCGTGGTCTTGGACTACCTGAGCGCTGGCGAGTCTGAGGAGTCGATACTGCGCGAGTATCCCCAGTTGTCATCGGACGACGTCCGGGCAGTGCTGGCGTATGCCGCCTGGCTGGCTCACGAGGAGGAGCAACTGCCTCTGTTCACCGATG